A stretch of DNA from Nitratireductor thuwali:
TTCTTCTCCGAGACGGTGGAAAGGAACAATGCCACGCAATATTGCAGGAGGATGCCCGACAGAAGCAACGCTCCATCTTCCAGAACGCTCATCTCATAGCTTGTGCGCAGCACCTGAAAGGCGATCGCCAGCACCGAACCTGTGGCGAACACCGCCAGCCCGTTCTGCCCCATCAGTGCAATGGGCGCGAAAGCCCGCCGCGACAGGAAAGCGCCCATCCCCGCAATGTTCGTCGCCACATAGGCCAGCGCCACCGCGTGGAGGAAACGTGGCATCGACAGGAATGTCTTGTCGAACCCCGAAATATAGTAGGGCAGGATGGAACTGCCGGGCAGCCCGCCCATGCGAAGTTTCATCCATACCAGCGAAAAAAGCAGGAATGCGCTGGCGCCCCAGAAAAGCGCCGGGCGGAAGGCAACGAATTTCCGCCCGTCAGCCACGGCCAGCCCGCCGGCGATGCCCACAACATAGATCAGCTGCCACGAAAACGGGTTGAAGAACCAGCCTCCCGGGTTGGGAAAATTGGGCAGATTGATGCGGAAATGCGCGGCCGCGAGCCAGATCAACGCCGCGCATCCGACCATCGCCCAACGATTTCGCAGACCGATCAGGATGTAGACCGGCGAGATGAGAAGCAGCACGAAATAGAGGGGCAGGATGTTGAAATACCCTATCTGGTGCCCGAGCGTCGGCAGGCCGATCATGGCCGACAGGGGACGGTCGAGCAGCCGCGTGAAATTGACCCTCTTCACTATCTCGATGGCATCGAGATAAAGGATGCCCCACGCGATGATCGCAATCGCGACCACCGAGGTCACGACATGTGTCACATAGAGCGTGCCGGCCCGCCGCCAGACACGGAGCACGGCCTGCCCCGCATCGCCGGTCCTGAAGCCTCGGGAATAGGCAAGGCCGACGGCAATTCCTGACATCAGGACGAAGGCCTCCGCAGCATCCGAGAAGCCGAAATTGCGCGACGTGAAGCGCTCGAACGCGTTACCCGGAACGTGGTTGATGAAGATCGTCAGGAGAGCGAGCCCGCGGAAGACGTCGAGCCGCACGTCGCGCTCGCCCGCGCCGGGTATGAAGGGGGCGCTCATTCAGGGCTTCCTTCACCCGCCTGCAGCGCGGCGTGCGCTACCGGCACCTCATCCTGTATGGCCGGGAGTGACGAGGATCTCCACCGCTTCAGCAGGTCCTCCTGCAGCATTACGGCCGCCGGAACCGACCGTTCCTCGGCGGTCGCGAACAAGCCGAAGCGGCGACCGAGCGCGGCACCAGAGAACGAAGTCCAAGAGATCAGCAACGGCGCAACGAGCTGCGGGCCTGCAACCAGCATCACCCATGGCAGGTAATCGGGCGCCAGCCGGTAGGCCGCCCCGATGGTGATGGAGCCGCTCACGACGATCCACCAACTCGCCGACCAGGCCTCCGAAAGGCTGACGCGGTTCGCTTCGCGATTGGCCGCCGGCCAGCCGCCATCGGCCCCCGAAATGACCTCGACGACCGAGCGCGTCTGGAACAGCATCATCAGCGGCGCCAGAATGCTGGTGCAGACGATCTCGCAGATCACGCTGAGGAAACATCGCAGCGTGCCGCCGAACTGCCTGTTACGGCCGCTCAGCGCGCCGTCCAGCACGACCAGGATCTTGGGCCCGATCAGAAGGCCGAAGACGCCGCTGAGCAGCGCCAGCGCGTTTTCCTGCGCCACGCGCGGAAACACCGGCAGAAGGCCGGGCACGGGGAAATAGTCCGGGATCACCTGCATGGCGGGCGCAACGATGCTGGCGAGAAGGAACAGCGCCCATAGCGGCGCGGCGACATAGGCCATGATACCCTGCAGGAAGACGAAGCGGCTCCACAACTTCAGCCCCGGCGCACCGATCAGCCGGCTATGCTGCAGGTTGCCCTGGCACCAGCGCCGGTCGCGCTTGGCATAGTCCACCACATTGTCCGGCCCTTCTTCGTAGGAGCCGCCGAGATCGGCGTCGATCCGCACCTTCCACCCGTTGCGGGCAAGGAGTGCCGCCTCGACGAAGTCGTGGCTGAGAATATGCCCGCCGAAAGGCGGCTTTCCCGGCAGTTCCGGCAGGCCGCAGCTTTGCGCGAAGGCCTGCGTCCGGGTGATCGCATTATGTCCCCAGAACGGCCCTTCGCGGCCCTGGAGCGTGGCCACGCCTGCGGCGTAGACCGGCGAGTAGTAGGAGGCTGAAAACTGGATCGCCCGGCCGAAGAGTGAGCGCGCATGGACCACCTTCGGCAGTGTCTGCAGCAGCCCCAACTCCGGATCGGCCTCCATGCGCCGCACCATCTCCATCATCGTCGCGCCTTCCATCAGGCTGTCGGCGTCGAGGATGATCAGATAGTCGTAAAGCGCCCCGGAACTGCGGATGAAGTCGGCGATGTTGCCGGCCTTCTTGCCCGGATTGGTCGGACGGCGGCGATAGAAGAGGGGAAAATCCGGCCCCATCTCCTGCCGCAGGCGGCCGAACCAGAATTCCTCCTCCTGCACGGCTCGAGGATTGTTGCTGTCGGACAGGATCGCGAAGTGGAACCGTCCGGCGCCGCCCGCCGCGTGCAACGAACGGGCCATGGCCGCCACATGGGAAAAGCTCTTGGCCGGCTCCTCGTTGTAGATCGGCACCAGGATCGCGGTCGTCGCTTTCACAGCTTCGCCGGCGCGGACGTCTTCCCGGCCCTCGAAACGCCGGCTCAGAAGGCCATTCAGGGCCAGGGCGGCACCCCAGGCAAGCCAGGCCGTGCTCAGGGCCAAAAGCGCGATCCGAACCAGATCGATCCACTGCGCCCCATCGGTAAAGAAATAGCCTGCCGCCAGGGCACTGGCGATAGCCGCCATCGCGACGGCGAAGAGCGTGGAGGCTGCCCGCCTGAGCTTCACCATCCAGGAAATCCCGAAGTCACCGCCTATCTCCACGCCAGCCAGCTGATCAGGGGC
This window harbors:
- a CDS encoding OpgC family protein; protein product: MSAPFIPGAGERDVRLDVFRGLALLTIFINHVPGNAFERFTSRNFGFSDAAEAFVLMSGIAVGLAYSRGFRTGDAGQAVLRVWRRAGTLYVTHVVTSVVAIAIIAWGILYLDAIEIVKRVNFTRLLDRPLSAMIGLPTLGHQIGYFNILPLYFVLLLISPVYILIGLRNRWAMVGCAALIWLAAAHFRINLPNFPNPGGWFFNPFSWQLIYVVGIAGGLAVADGRKFVAFRPALFWGASAFLLFSLVWMKLRMGGLPGSSILPYYISGFDKTFLSMPRFLHAVALAYVATNIAGMGAFLSRRAFAPIALMGQNGLAVFATGSVLAIAFQVLRTSYEMSVLEDGALLLSGILLQYCVALFLSTVSEKKARRRKAVGEATTPSKTPLVQA
- the mdoH gene encoding glucans biosynthesis glucosyltransferase MdoH, producing MVKLRRAASTLFAVAMAAIASALAAGYFFTDGAQWIDLVRIALLALSTAWLAWGAALALNGLLSRRFEGREDVRAGEAVKATTAILVPIYNEEPAKSFSHVAAMARSLHAAGGAGRFHFAILSDSNNPRAVQEEEFWFGRLRQEMGPDFPLFYRRRPTNPGKKAGNIADFIRSSGALYDYLIILDADSLMEGATMMEMVRRMEADPELGLLQTLPKVVHARSLFGRAIQFSASYYSPVYAAGVATLQGREGPFWGHNAITRTQAFAQSCGLPELPGKPPFGGHILSHDFVEAALLARNGWKVRIDADLGGSYEEGPDNVVDYAKRDRRWCQGNLQHSRLIGAPGLKLWSRFVFLQGIMAYVAAPLWALFLLASIVAPAMQVIPDYFPVPGLLPVFPRVAQENALALLSGVFGLLIGPKILVVLDGALSGRNRQFGGTLRCFLSVICEIVCTSILAPLMMLFQTRSVVEVISGADGGWPAANREANRVSLSEAWSASWWIVVSGSITIGAAYRLAPDYLPWVMLVAGPQLVAPLLISWTSFSGAALGRRFGLFATAEERSVPAAVMLQEDLLKRWRSSSLPAIQDEVPVAHAALQAGEGSPE